The genomic stretch TGTACCCTTTGACGAAGAAGATGAACAGCGCTTCCGTGACTTTGCCGCCTCGATTGGCATTATCCTGGAAACCTGCCAATCGTTCTACATGGCAGCCCGTAACCAACGCGGTGCAGCCGCTCTCCTGAAGGCAACCCAGTACCTGGGTCAAAGTTTAGACCTAGAAGCCACACTGCGTCTAGTCATGGATCAAGCGCGGGAGTTAATGCAAGCAGACCGCTCCACGTTATTTATGCTAAGTAAAGATGATGGGGAACTGTGGAGTAAGGTCACGACGGCTGATGGCAAAGAGATTGTAGAAATCAGGATCTCAGCCAATCGGGGAATTGCCGGTTATGTGGCGTCTACGGGTCAACCGTTGAATATTGCCGATGCCTATAAAGATCCTCGCTTTGATCCAACGACGGACAAAAAAACAGGCTATGTCACCCGCAATATTCTCTGTATGCCTGTCTTTAACTCGGGTGGCGAATTAATTGGTGTGACTCAATTGATTAATAAGAATCAAGGCAGCTTCACTACCTCCGATGAAGAGTTTATGCGGGCATTTAATATTCAAGCTGGAATTGCCCTAGAGAATGCCAAACTTTTTGAAAATGTTCTGATCGAGAAGCAATATCAAAAAGATATCCTGCAAAGCCTTTCTGATGCGGTTATTTCTACCGATATGCAGGGACGGATTGTGACAATTAATGATGCGGCGCTAGGATTACTGGGATGTCCCTTACAACAACTCGACAATCGCAACCGTCAGTTGTGGGAGGAAAAACTCACCAATCGCTACGTCTGGGATGTTGTACCCATTGAACCTCTCCAATTTCGGTTACAAGACAGCCTAACTACGGGGGCGAAGCATTACCTTCCTGAGCAAAATTTAATGGTCGGTCTGTTTCAATGTCCCCTGGAAGATATAGAAATACCGAATACTCCCCCCTATTGCCAATCCCATGATGATACTCATCTTTATCTCCTAGCTATTCCCAAAAGCAATGACCCAAAAACCTATAGTTTGTGGAATGAAGCTCATGATAATTCTGGGTCTTTAGGTTACCTGTCTAAACAGCAAGTCCAACCTATTGAACGGAGTATTAATTTAACAGTTAATCCGCTAACCAATCCCCAAGGAATGGTGCGAGGGGGTCTGGTTGTATTAGAAGATATTAGTCGAGAAAAGCGGCTAAAAACAACCATGTATCGCTACATGACTCCAGAGGTGGCGGATGAAGTCTTAGCCTTAGGTGAAGATGCGCTGATGCAGGGGAGTAAAAAGGATGTCACTATTTTATTTTCAGATATTCGGGGGTATACGACTTTAACCGAAAATTTGGGAGCGTCGGAAGTTGTATCGCTCCTGAATAAATACTTTGAAACAATGGTCGAATCGGTATTTGAGCATAAAGGAACCTTGGATAAATTTATTGGTGATGCACTGATGGCAGTTTTTGGCGCTCCCTTGGCGTTAAAAGAAAATCATGGCTGGATGGCGGTTCAATCCGCTTTAGATATGCGTTGGCGTTTAGCCAAGTTTAATGAACCTCGGATGCGAAATCGCCAACCTTTAATTCATATTGGGATTGGAATTAGTTCGGGAGAAGTGGTGTCGGGTAATATTGGTTCCCACAAACGCATGGACTACACGGTTATCGGCGATGGCGTGAACCTCAGCGCCCGCCTGGAAAGTATTACGAAAGAGTACGGTTGCGATATTATCATTAGTGAATATACCTATAACCTCTGTCGCCATAATGTTTGGGTGCGGGAACTTGATAAAATCCGCGTGAAGGGGAAAAACCAAGCGGTCAGCATTTATCATTTGATTCAAGATATCGATACCCCTCTTAATGATAAAACCCACAAATTTTTAGATCTGTATGCTAAAGGGCGTCAGGCATACATAAGTCGCGACTTCTCGAAGGCAATTATTTATTTTGAACAAGCCTATCAACTTGAACCTAATGATAAGCCGGTTTTGATTCATATTGAACGGGCTAAACATTATCAGAATAATCCTCCTCCCGATTATTGGGATGGCGTTCATACGATGACTAGAAAATAGGGGACATTAGGTTTGATATCGATTTTTCTAGATGACGTGAAAAGTCAGGGGGATCTGTCTCGATTTCTGTGATCAATAATTGCCACTCGATAACTAGAGATTTGGGAATAGTTAAGGAGAGGGGTTGTCCATGATTGAGGGATATGGAAAGGATCAGAGATTCATCAGCTTGTAATTTGGCAAAGACATCGGTAACATCATATTGACCAACATTAGGCGCAGGCGCGGCTTGAGCAAATACATCAGGGGCGGTGAGCAGTTTACCCCCTGCTGTGGCAATTTCCAGGAATTGGGGATGGGTAAACTCAGCCATACTCGGAAAGCCGACTAACCGCAGATTCAGGCGCGTTGGTTGACCTGGTATGATTTTTTTGAATAGAACTACCTGCCAAGTTCGTCCTGATTTATCTTTCAACGACTCCTGGGAGTGATAGCGCATGATTCCCGGTGCGTCTTGGTGTTGTCGCAGTACAGCGATGGCTGGCGGAGTCAGGAAGGTGGCTTGGAATAGGAGTAATATCATGAGGAATCTACCAAGCGTTAGAAGCCAAGAAAAGTATCGCTGAATAGGATTAACCATAAGTAATCGATATCAAGTTAACTCAAAGATGTTTGCATATTTCCCCAGAAGACTTCGCCCATTCGTTACCCCCGCCAGAAACAAATATCAATAATACCAAGGATAGATGTGTCGGGGTGACCTGCTCACCTAAATTAACAATTCAAATTCATTAAATTTTATCGGGTCGCCCTTTATTCTCGCTAATATAGGATATCTTATTTAAATTGTGCCATAGGAGAAATTCATCATGACCAGTCAAATTCCCAGCCAATCATCGTTTTCATTGCAACTGCGCGATCGCATAGAATATCCTGAAGGAGGTGTGGTGAGTAAAGTTATTCATAAAGATGACCAGTGTGACCACACGTTGTTCTGTCTAGCGGCGGACACGAGTATTTCTGAACATACGTCACCTCGTAACGCCACAATTAATGTGATTGAAGGAAAGGGGCTCTTTACTTTGGAGGGTAAGGAGATTCAATTAGAACCGGGCGTTTTTATTTCAATGGAGGCGAATGCGCCCCATGCTTTAAAGGCGGAACAAAATCTGGCGTTTCTGTTAACGCTATGGAAAAAAGAATGAGGTTGAAAATCAGAGGAGAAGTCAAGAGCCAGAATCAGCCTTGAACAAAGCTGCGTTACGCTTCACTCTCCTCACGATGGCGGCGTTACACAGCTAAAATTGTGGAATAGATTTTACCATTGAATCGGGCGCAAAGCTTTGCGCCCCTACAGATTAAAATGGCACGTCTCTACATGTCCCCAATCCCCAATTCACCCAGATATGATACATCCCCTCGGCGAAACGGGAATACTTTAGTATAGCCGTCACGCTAATCCCGCTTTTGCCTAAGGATGTTCATGAGTCAACCATTACCCACCCCCGAATCCCTTCCGCTTAACGCCCTCAAGGAACAACGCGAGTTAACCGCAGCGATGTTGGATTTAATCGGTGCGTTAATTGTTATCCTCGATGCTCAAGGACGAATTGTTTATTTCAATCACGCCTGTGAACAGTTAACGGGTTATTTGCGCCAGGAAGTCCAAGGTAAATATGCTTGGGATTTATTAATCTTACCGGAAGATGTAGCCTCAATTCAAGCCATTTTTGATAACTTAATCCCCGATAATTTCCCTCAACCCTGTGAAAGCTGCTGGGTGACACGGGATGGAGACTGGCGCTGGATTGCGTGGATGGATACGGTTTGTTTGAATGAACAGGGGACTGTAGAATATGTAATTGCTACAGGTCAGGATATTACAGAGCGTAAACAGGCAGAAAAGGCGCTGCTAGAATTGGCGACGTTGAATCAAGCGATTTTAGATAGTGCCAATTATACGATTATCTCTACTACTGTTGATGGTACAATTTCTACCTTTAATCGAGCGGCTGAGAAATGGCTCGGTTATTCGGCGTCAGACGTTGTGGGTAAAACTACACCTGCTCTATTTCATGACCCTGAAGAAATTGTAGAGCGATCGCACGAACTTTGCCAAGAACTTAATACTCCGATTCAACCGGGATTTGAGGCGTTTGTCGCAAAGGCTCGTCGGGGAGAGATTGATGAACGAGAATGGACTTATATTCGCCACGATGGGAGTCGCTTTCCTGTTTTACTTTCGATTACCGCTTTATATAACTCCGATAACCAAATTGTCGGATTTTTGGGGATTGGTAGTGATATTATTATCCGGAAACAAGCCGAACAATCCTTGCGCGACAGTCAGCACTTTAGTCAACGCATCGCGGATACAGTACCCGGTATCTTGTACCTCTATGATGTGATAGAACAACGCAATGTTTATGCCAATCGTTCTACGGTTGAACTGTTAGGGTATACACCCCAAGATATTCAAGATATCGGTACAGATTTTATGTCTCATCTGGTACATCCAGAGGATATTCCTCACATTCTAGAACATCAAAAGCACTTGACGACGCTTACCGAGGATGATCATCTCACGCTTGAGTATCGGATGAAACATGCCAATGGAGAATGGCGCTGGCTGCGGAGTCGAGAGACGGTTTTTTCTCGAACGGTTGCAGGATTACCAAAACTGCTTCTCGGTATCGCTGAAGATATTACTGACTATAAACGGGTTGAGGATGTCCTGCGTCAAACCAATGAAGACTTAGAACAGCGGGTAGAACAGCGAACGGCTGACTTAGAAAATGCCCATAAACAATTACGATTTCATGTCGAAAATTCACCCCTGGGAGTGATAGAGTGGGATAGTCAGTTTCGTGTCCAGGGTTGGTCAAAACAAGCCGAGCGTATTTTGGGCTGGAAGGCGGAGGAGGTTCTGGGCAAACAGTTTAATGATTGGCAATTTGTTTATCCGGATGACTTTGAATTTGTCCATCAAAAAGCTTTAAACCTATTGAATCCAGAATCGCCACCTGAGATTATTGAGAACCGTAATCTAACTAAGGATGGCAATGTATTATATTGCCAGTGGTATAACTCTGTGTTGTTTGATGAATCAAACGCTGTTGTTTCTATTCTGTCTCTGGTGCAGGATCAGACAGAACGTAAGCACGATGAGGAACAACTCCAGCAACTTAATCAACAGCTTCAGCGTTCTAACCAAGAATTAGAACAATTTGCCTACGTCGCCTCCCACGATTTGCGAGAACCCCTGCGGAAAATTAGGAGTTATAGTGATTTATTGGTGAAACGCTATCAGGGTCAGTTAGATGAACGGGCGGATAAATATATCGGCTATATTACCGATAGTGTCATCCGGATGCAGGCGTTAATTACGGATTTATTGACCTATTCACGAGTCAGCCGCAATGAACTGGTTTTAGAACCCACTGATTTAGGTGAAATTCTTCAGCAGACATTAACGGATTTAAGTCCAGCGATTGAAGAAAATCAGGCAATTATTAATACCACACACCTTCCCATTGTGCAAGCTAATTCCTTACAAATTGGGCAAGTCTTACAGAATTTAATTGCTAACGCGATTAAATTTCGCCGCGAACAGCCGCCACAAATTGATATTAAGGCTGACTGTCAGGATGATTTTTGGCAGATTTCCATTCAAGATAATGGGATTGGCATTGATCCCAGCTATAGTGATCGCATTTTTGCCATTTTTCAACGCCTACATTACCGGGAAGAGTATCCAGGGACAGGAATTGGATTAGCCATTTGTCAAAAAATAGTCGAACGTCACGGCGGAAAAATTTGGGTCGAGTCAGAATTAGGTCAGGGTAGTACATTTTACTTTACTCTACCTGTTGTGTAGAGGAGATGAGGAAGATGGGGGAGATGGGAAAAATTATGACAGTTGTAGGGGCGGGTTTTACCACTAACGGGAAGGTTTTCACCCTGATATCTCTAAACCCGCCCCTATAGAGTAAGAGTTATCTGCAACAAATGACAAATGACAAATGACAAATGACAAATGACAAATGACCATTATGTATATTCCCCAC from Coleofasciculus chthonoplastes PCC 7420 encodes the following:
- a CDS encoding GAF domain-containing protein; protein product: MTLSNAGSVLATLTQLTQLNRTSVLTHRVKDLSLPEFICLLDFITAEFQQFLRALEMINHEALETMLEQVMEAFTLKIGQLLQAERTTIFLVDGDKDQLWAKIPSGEDNAAKEVRIPLNVGLAGHVATTGESLNITEAYNHPLFNPEVDESPGYHTNSLLCMPIVSSNKKIVAVVQLLNKAGGVPFDEEDEQRFRDFAASIGIILETCQSFYMAARNQRGAAALLKATQYLGQSLDLEATLRLVMDQARELMQADRSTLFMLSKDDGELWSKVTTADGKEIVEIRISANRGIAGYVASTGQPLNIADAYKDPRFDPTTDKKTGYVTRNILCMPVFNSGGELIGVTQLINKNQGSFTTSDEEFMRAFNIQAGIALENAKLFENVLIEKQYQKDILQSLSDAVISTDMQGRIVTINDAALGLLGCPLQQLDNRNRQLWEEKLTNRYVWDVVPIEPLQFRLQDSLTTGAKHYLPEQNLMVGLFQCPLEDIEIPNTPPYCQSHDDTHLYLLAIPKSNDPKTYSLWNEAHDNSGSLGYLSKQQVQPIERSINLTVNPLTNPQGMVRGGLVVLEDISREKRLKTTMYRYMTPEVADEVLALGEDALMQGSKKDVTILFSDIRGYTTLTENLGASEVVSLLNKYFETMVESVFEHKGTLDKFIGDALMAVFGAPLALKENHGWMAVQSALDMRWRLAKFNEPRMRNRQPLIHIGIGISSGEVVSGNIGSHKRMDYTVIGDGVNLSARLESITKEYGCDIIISEYTYNLCRHNVWVRELDKIRVKGKNQAVSIYHLIQDIDTPLNDKTHKFLDLYAKGRQAYISRDFSKAIIYFEQAYQLEPNDKPVLIHIERAKHYQNNPPPDYWDGVHTMTRK
- a CDS encoding DUF3122 domain-containing protein, which gives rise to MILLLFQATFLTPPAIAVLRQHQDAPGIMRYHSQESLKDKSGRTWQVVLFKKIIPGQPTRLNLRLVGFPSMAEFTHPQFLEIATAGGKLLTAPDVFAQAAPAPNVGQYDVTDVFAKLQADESLILSISLNHGQPLSLTIPKSLVIEWQLLITEIETDPPDFSRHLEKSISNLMSPIF
- a CDS encoding cupin domain-containing protein; the protein is MTSQIPSQSSFSLQLRDRIEYPEGGVVSKVIHKDDQCDHTLFCLAADTSISEHTSPRNATINVIEGKGLFTLEGKEIQLEPGVFISMEANAPHALKAEQNLAFLLTLWKKE
- a CDS encoding PAS domain S-box protein, coding for MSQPLPTPESLPLNALKEQRELTAAMLDLIGALIVILDAQGRIVYFNHACEQLTGYLRQEVQGKYAWDLLILPEDVASIQAIFDNLIPDNFPQPCESCWVTRDGDWRWIAWMDTVCLNEQGTVEYVIATGQDITERKQAEKALLELATLNQAILDSANYTIISTTVDGTISTFNRAAEKWLGYSASDVVGKTTPALFHDPEEIVERSHELCQELNTPIQPGFEAFVAKARRGEIDEREWTYIRHDGSRFPVLLSITALYNSDNQIVGFLGIGSDIIIRKQAEQSLRDSQHFSQRIADTVPGILYLYDVIEQRNVYANRSTVELLGYTPQDIQDIGTDFMSHLVHPEDIPHILEHQKHLTTLTEDDHLTLEYRMKHANGEWRWLRSRETVFSRTVAGLPKLLLGIAEDITDYKRVEDVLRQTNEDLEQRVEQRTADLENAHKQLRFHVENSPLGVIEWDSQFRVQGWSKQAERILGWKAEEVLGKQFNDWQFVYPDDFEFVHQKALNLLNPESPPEIIENRNLTKDGNVLYCQWYNSVLFDESNAVVSILSLVQDQTERKHDEEQLQQLNQQLQRSNQELEQFAYVASHDLREPLRKIRSYSDLLVKRYQGQLDERADKYIGYITDSVIRMQALITDLLTYSRVSRNELVLEPTDLGEILQQTLTDLSPAIEENQAIINTTHLPIVQANSLQIGQVLQNLIANAIKFRREQPPQIDIKADCQDDFWQISIQDNGIGIDPSYSDRIFAIFQRLHYREEYPGTGIGLAICQKIVERHGGKIWVESELGQGSTFYFTLPVV